From Microbacterium sp. LWH11-1.2, one genomic window encodes:
- the hpaE gene encoding 5-carboxymethyl-2-hydroxymuconate semialdehyde dehydrogenase, translating to MTDSRIPADLPDHIQHYIDGAFVDSVDGDTFDVLDPVTNKTYTTAAAGKKADIELAVAAAKRAFDEGPWPRMLPRERSRVLHRIADIVESRDARLAELESYDSGLPITQALGQARRAAENFRFFADLIVAQSDDAFKVPGRQMNYVNRKPIGVAGLITPWNTPFMLESWKLGPALATGNTVVLKPAEFTPLSASLWAGIFEEAGLPQGVFNLVNGLGEDAGDALVKHPDVPLISFTGESRTGQIIFGNAAPFLKGLSMELGGKSPAVVFADADLEAAVDATIFGVFSLNGERCTAGSRILVERSIYQEFVERYAAQAKRVKVGYPHDPATEVGALVHPEHHDKVMSYVEIGKSEGRLVAGGGRPDGFEEGNFVAPTVFADVSPDARIFQEEIFGPVVAITPFDSDDEALSLANNTKYGLAAYIWTNDLKRAHNFAQSVEAGMVWLNSNNVRDLRTPFGGVKASGLGHEGGYRSIDFYTDQQSVHITLGGAHNPTFGKN from the coding sequence ATGACCGACTCGCGCATCCCCGCCGATCTTCCTGACCACATCCAGCACTACATCGACGGCGCCTTCGTCGACTCGGTCGACGGCGACACGTTCGACGTGCTCGACCCGGTGACCAACAAGACCTACACGACGGCCGCCGCCGGCAAGAAGGCCGACATCGAGCTGGCCGTGGCCGCCGCGAAGCGCGCCTTCGACGAAGGCCCGTGGCCGCGGATGCTGCCGCGCGAGCGCTCGCGCGTGCTGCACCGCATCGCCGACATCGTCGAGTCCCGTGACGCACGGCTCGCCGAGCTCGAGTCCTACGACTCCGGCCTGCCGATCACCCAGGCGCTGGGCCAGGCCCGCCGGGCGGCCGAGAACTTCCGCTTCTTCGCCGACCTGATCGTCGCGCAGTCGGATGACGCCTTCAAGGTGCCCGGCCGCCAGATGAACTACGTCAACCGCAAGCCGATCGGCGTCGCGGGCCTCATCACGCCATGGAACACGCCGTTCATGCTCGAGTCGTGGAAGCTCGGCCCCGCGCTAGCGACCGGCAACACGGTCGTGCTGAAGCCGGCGGAGTTCACGCCGCTCTCGGCATCCCTCTGGGCGGGCATCTTCGAAGAGGCGGGACTCCCCCAGGGCGTCTTCAACCTCGTGAACGGCCTCGGCGAAGATGCAGGCGACGCCCTCGTCAAGCACCCCGACGTCCCCCTGATCTCCTTCACGGGCGAGAGCCGCACCGGACAGATCATCTTCGGCAACGCCGCTCCCTTCCTCAAGGGCCTGTCGATGGAGCTCGGCGGCAAGTCGCCCGCCGTCGTCTTCGCGGACGCCGACCTCGAGGCCGCCGTCGACGCCACGATCTTCGGCGTCTTCTCCCTGAACGGCGAGCGCTGCACCGCAGGATCCCGCATCCTCGTCGAGCGCTCCATCTACCAGGAGTTCGTCGAGCGCTACGCCGCGCAGGCGAAGCGCGTCAAGGTGGGCTACCCGCACGATCCGGCCACCGAGGTCGGCGCGCTGGTCCACCCGGAGCACCACGACAAGGTGATGAGCTACGTCGAGATCGGCAAGAGCGAGGGGCGACTGGTCGCCGGTGGCGGACGCCCCGACGGGTTCGAGGAGGGCAACTTCGTCGCGCCGACCGTGTTCGCCGACGTCTCCCCCGACGCCCGCATCTTCCAGGAGGAGATCTTCGGCCCGGTCGTCGCGATCACACCGTTCGACTCCGACGACGAGGCGCTGTCGCTCGCGAACAACACGAAGTATGGCCTCGCGGCGTACATCTGGACCAACGACCTGAAGCGCGCGCACAACTTCGCGCAGTCGGTCGAGGCCGGCATGGTGTGGCTGAACAGCAACAACGTGCGCGACCTCCGCACCCCGTTCGGCGGAGTGAAGGCCTCGGGTCTCGGTCATGAGGGCGGCTACCGCTCGATCGACTTCTACACCGACCAGCAGAGCGTGCACATCACGCTCGGCGGAGCCCACAACCCGACCTTCGGCAAGAACTGA
- the hpaD gene encoding 3,4-dihydroxyphenylacetate 2,3-dioxygenase has translation MTDREDMTLTSAGYYVSQEAPIRTTNPVATPTSAAPDILRCAYMELVVTDLAASRQFYVDVLGLYVTEEDDEAIYLRSTEEFIHHNLVLRKGPVAAVAAFSYRVRAAEDLDRAVAFYTELGCDVRRNPDGFVKGVGDSVRVVDPLGFPIEFFHQSDHVERMSWRYDLHIPGELVRLDHFNQVTPDVPRAVKFMQDLGFRVTEDIQDDEGTVYAAWMRRKPTVHDTAMTGGDGPRMHHVCFATHEKHNILAICDKLGALRRSDSIERGPGRHGVSNAFYLYLRDPDGHRVEVYTQDYYTGDPDNPVITWDVHDNQRRDWWGNPVVPSWYTDASLVLDLDGNPQPVVARTDSSEMAVTIGADGFSYTRADEGEKKLGNQL, from the coding sequence ATGACCGATCGCGAAGACATGACCCTGACCTCTGCCGGCTACTACGTGTCGCAGGAGGCCCCGATCCGCACGACGAACCCCGTCGCGACGCCGACCAGCGCCGCGCCCGACATCCTGCGCTGCGCCTACATGGAGCTCGTCGTCACCGACCTGGCCGCGTCGCGGCAGTTCTACGTCGACGTGCTGGGACTGTACGTGACCGAGGAGGACGACGAGGCGATCTACCTCCGCTCGACCGAGGAGTTCATCCACCACAACCTCGTGCTGCGCAAGGGGCCGGTCGCGGCCGTGGCCGCGTTCTCGTATCGCGTCCGCGCGGCGGAAGACCTCGACCGTGCGGTCGCGTTCTACACGGAGCTCGGCTGCGACGTGCGCCGCAACCCCGACGGGTTCGTGAAGGGCGTCGGCGACTCGGTCCGCGTGGTCGACCCGCTCGGCTTCCCGATCGAGTTCTTCCACCAGTCCGACCACGTCGAGCGCATGTCGTGGCGCTACGACCTGCACATCCCGGGCGAGCTCGTTCGGCTCGACCACTTCAACCAGGTCACCCCCGACGTGCCGCGCGCCGTGAAGTTCATGCAGGATCTCGGCTTCCGCGTGACCGAGGACATCCAGGACGACGAGGGCACGGTCTATGCCGCCTGGATGCGCCGCAAGCCCACCGTGCACGACACCGCCATGACCGGCGGCGACGGTCCCCGCATGCACCACGTGTGCTTCGCGACGCACGAGAAGCACAACATCCTCGCGATCTGCGACAAGCTCGGCGCCCTCCGCCGCTCCGACTCGATCGAGCGAGGGCCGGGCCGCCACGGCGTCTCGAACGCGTTCTACCTGTACCTGCGCGATCCCGACGGCCACCGCGTCGAGGTCTACACGCAGGACTACTACACGGGCGACCCGGACAACCCGGTCATCACCTGGGACGTGCACGACAACCAGCGCCGCGACTGGTGGGGCAACCCCGTCGTCCCGTCCTGGTACACCGATGCCAGCCTGGTGCTCGACCTCGACGGCAACCCGCAGCCGGTCGTCGCCCGCACCGACAGCTCGGAGATGGCGGTCACGATCGGCGCCGACGGGTTCTCGTACACGCGCGCGGACGAGGGCGAGAAGAAGCTGGGCAACCAGCTATAG
- a CDS encoding fumarylacetoacetate hydrolase family protein, whose product MLSQEVIAEIAAQLAEAERAHTVIPRITARYPDAVIEDSYAIQGVWRDSQIAAGRRLVGRKIGLTSKAMQQATGITEPDYGVMFDDTVYESGAEIPVDHFSNVRIEVELAFVLKHPLEGPDCTLDDALAAIDYAVPALEVLNSHIELEGRTIVDTISDNAAYGAMVLGTERRRPDEIDLRWVPGVLSRNGEIEETGVAAGVLGHPATGVAWLANKFHQHGARLEAGEIILAGSFTRPMWVSRGDEVLCDYGPMGTITCRFV is encoded by the coding sequence ATGCTGTCGCAAGAAGTCATCGCAGAGATCGCGGCCCAGCTCGCCGAGGCCGAGCGTGCACACACCGTGATCCCGCGGATCACGGCGCGCTACCCGGATGCCGTGATCGAAGACTCCTACGCGATCCAGGGTGTCTGGCGCGACAGCCAGATCGCCGCGGGCCGCCGGCTCGTCGGGCGCAAGATCGGACTGACCTCCAAGGCGATGCAGCAGGCGACCGGCATCACCGAACCCGACTACGGTGTGATGTTCGACGACACGGTGTACGAGTCCGGCGCCGAGATCCCTGTCGACCACTTCTCCAACGTGCGCATCGAGGTGGAGCTGGCGTTCGTGCTGAAGCATCCGCTCGAAGGTCCCGACTGCACGCTCGATGACGCCCTCGCGGCGATCGACTACGCCGTCCCCGCGCTCGAAGTGCTCAACTCGCACATCGAGCTCGAGGGGCGCACGATCGTCGACACCATCAGCGACAACGCCGCCTACGGGGCGATGGTGCTGGGCACCGAGCGTCGCCGCCCGGACGAGATCGATCTGCGCTGGGTCCCCGGTGTGCTGTCGCGCAACGGTGAGATCGAGGAGACCGGAGTGGCCGCGGGCGTGCTCGGGCATCCGGCCACCGGTGTCGCGTGGCTGGCGAACAAGTTCCATCAGCACGGCGCGCGTCTGGAGGCGGGAGAGATCATCCTGGCAGGATCGTTCACGCGCCCGATGTGGGTGTCGCGCGGCGACGAGGTGCTGTGCGATTACGGACCGATGGGAACAATCACATGCCGCTTCGTCTAG
- a CDS encoding HpcH/HpaI aldolase/citrate lyase family protein — protein sequence MPLRLDPSFRERIAASDRALIGMWACSGSTLVTEVAAGSGLDWLLIDMEHSTNTLESVLLQLQTVAAYPITPLVRVPSNDTVAIKQILDLGAQNLIVPMVSSADEARAAVSATRYPPAGVRGVGSALARSARWNRVDGYLQESARHTSLTVQIETAAGVDAAGEIAAVDGIDAVFVGPSDLSASMGLLGQQTHPDVVAAVEKVFHAVKAAGKPVGVNAFDPAAADAYVAGGADFVAVGADVALLARASEALAARFITADGSARASY from the coding sequence ATGCCGCTTCGTCTAGACCCGTCGTTCCGCGAGCGCATCGCCGCCTCCGATCGTGCGCTGATCGGCATGTGGGCATGCTCGGGCAGCACGCTCGTCACCGAGGTCGCCGCGGGTTCCGGGCTCGACTGGCTGCTGATCGACATGGAGCACTCCACGAACACGCTCGAGTCGGTGCTGCTGCAGCTGCAGACGGTCGCGGCGTACCCGATCACCCCGCTCGTGCGGGTGCCCTCCAACGACACCGTCGCGATCAAGCAGATCCTCGACCTCGGCGCACAGAACCTGATCGTGCCGATGGTGTCCTCCGCCGATGAGGCGCGAGCCGCCGTGTCCGCGACGCGCTATCCCCCGGCCGGCGTCCGCGGGGTCGGCAGCGCGCTGGCGCGCAGCGCCCGCTGGAACCGGGTCGACGGCTACCTCCAGGAGTCGGCGCGGCACACCTCCCTCACGGTGCAGATCGAGACGGCGGCGGGCGTGGACGCGGCGGGGGAGATCGCCGCCGTGGACGGCATCGACGCGGTCTTCGTCGGCCCGTCCGACCTCTCCGCCTCGATGGGTCTCCTCGGCCAGCAGACGCATCCCGATGTCGTCGCCGCCGTCGAGAAGGTCTTCCATGCGGTCAAGGCGGCGGGCAAGCCGGTCGGGGTCAACGCCTTCGACCCGGCCGCCGCCGATGCGTACGTCGCCGGCGGTGCGGACTTCGTGGCGGTGGGCGCCGATGTGGCGCTGCTCGCGCGGGCATCCGAGGCGCTGGCCGCCCGCTTCATCACGGCGGACGGATCGGCACGCGCCAGCTACTGA
- a CDS encoding MFS transporter has translation MSRGLAAMRDRNFRWFFLARAITMITGSMSSIALAFAVLEIDNDARSLSFVLTAFTVSNIVFLLFGGVVADRLPRALIIQTCYVIDILTIGAMAALLFTDSATVALLVVLSVANGASTAFVLPAMQGIIPQLTTPENLQQANAMLSFVRSAVTIGGPIIAGILVATAGPAWAMVVQAAGWVIAIPVLALVKLPPPAHAGGTTMFHDLRVGWQEFWSRSWLWTIVLAFMVMNAIHVGAWGVVGPYIAKNDDLLGIAGWGWVLSAEGAGVLVMTLILMWFPLRRPLRYGMLGMAAFAIPVTMLGVHPAVVLLAIAAFIAGAGAEVFSTGWNLAMMENVPGEKLSRVSSYDMLGSFVAMPIGTLVFGWLITHADAATVLITSGIVYAGVALLTLAVPSVWRMGRPDGALNPDASPQRA, from the coding sequence ATGAGCCGCGGGCTCGCCGCGATGCGGGACCGCAACTTCCGGTGGTTCTTCCTCGCCAGGGCGATCACCATGATCACCGGCTCGATGTCGTCGATCGCGCTCGCGTTCGCGGTGCTGGAGATCGACAACGACGCCCGCTCCCTGTCGTTCGTGCTCACCGCCTTCACGGTGAGCAACATCGTCTTCCTCCTGTTCGGCGGCGTCGTGGCCGACCGGCTGCCGCGGGCCCTGATCATCCAGACCTGCTACGTGATCGACATCCTCACGATCGGCGCGATGGCGGCGCTGCTGTTCACGGACTCGGCGACCGTCGCGCTCCTGGTGGTGCTCTCGGTCGCCAACGGCGCCTCCACGGCGTTCGTGCTGCCGGCCATGCAGGGCATCATCCCGCAGCTGACGACGCCCGAGAACCTTCAGCAGGCCAACGCGATGCTCTCGTTCGTGCGCTCCGCCGTGACGATCGGCGGCCCGATCATCGCCGGCATCCTCGTCGCCACAGCCGGCCCCGCCTGGGCGATGGTCGTGCAGGCGGCCGGCTGGGTGATCGCCATCCCGGTCCTCGCCCTGGTGAAGCTCCCGCCTCCCGCGCATGCCGGCGGCACGACCATGTTCCACGATCTGCGCGTCGGCTGGCAGGAGTTCTGGAGCCGATCCTGGCTCTGGACGATCGTGCTGGCCTTCATGGTCATGAATGCGATCCACGTCGGCGCCTGGGGCGTCGTGGGTCCGTACATCGCGAAGAACGACGATCTGCTCGGCATCGCCGGGTGGGGCTGGGTGCTCAGCGCCGAGGGGGCCGGCGTCCTCGTGATGACGCTGATCCTGATGTGGTTCCCGCTCAGACGGCCGCTGCGCTACGGGATGCTCGGCATGGCCGCGTTCGCGATTCCCGTGACCATGCTGGGCGTGCACCCCGCCGTCGTGCTCCTCGCCATCGCGGCCTTCATCGCGGGTGCGGGCGCCGAGGTCTTCAGCACCGGGTGGAACCTCGCGATGATGGAGAACGTGCCCGGCGAGAAGCTCTCCCGCGTGTCCAGCTACGACATGCTCGGCAGCTTCGTCGCGATGCCGATCGGCACGTTGGTGTTCGGCTGGCTCATCACCCATGCGGATGCCGCGACGGTGCTGATCACGTCCGGGATCGTGTACGCGGGCGTCGCGCTCCTCACTCTCGCCGTGCCGAGCGTGTGGCGCATGGGAAGGCCGGACGGCGCCCTGAATCCCGACGCCTCGCCTCAGCGCGCCTGA
- a CDS encoding carbohydrate ABC transporter permease, whose translation MTDRRTRQRPVASTVLFVALAVTLVPLAYLFSVSLMGRDETVSGVLWSAAPQWENWGDVLATDIPRSILNSLAAAVGGAVVSLVIAVPGAWAIVRHNAGGRTLAATLMSPWLLPPIVAVVPLLTLLRSIGLNNTLVGLTLVYALVNVPVAVWLLEGFLRRLPVEIEEAARIDGAGTLRMLWSVVVPLLLPSLVAIGIIVAILNYNEFLLATFLTQSVDAQTFPVALSLFYGDRTPHFGKIAAASFIGVIPVFAAAVFFQRWLVGGLTAGAVR comes from the coding sequence ATGACTGACCGGCGCACCCGTCAGCGGCCCGTCGCGAGCACGGTGCTCTTCGTGGCTCTCGCGGTCACCCTCGTCCCGCTCGCCTATCTGTTCTCGGTGTCGCTGATGGGGCGCGACGAGACCGTCTCCGGAGTCCTGTGGAGCGCTGCCCCGCAGTGGGAGAACTGGGGGGATGTGCTGGCCACCGACATCCCGCGTTCGATCCTGAACTCCCTGGCCGCCGCCGTCGGCGGCGCTGTGGTGTCGCTGGTCATCGCGGTCCCCGGTGCCTGGGCCATCGTCCGGCACAACGCCGGTGGGCGCACGCTCGCCGCGACGCTCATGAGCCCGTGGCTCCTCCCGCCGATCGTCGCCGTGGTCCCGCTGCTCACACTGCTGCGCTCGATCGGGCTCAACAACACGCTCGTCGGGCTCACGCTCGTCTACGCGCTCGTCAACGTCCCGGTGGCCGTCTGGCTGCTGGAGGGATTCCTCCGCCGGCTGCCGGTGGAGATCGAGGAGGCGGCGCGCATCGACGGAGCGGGGACCCTGCGGATGCTCTGGTCGGTCGTCGTGCCGCTGCTCCTGCCCAGTCTCGTCGCGATCGGGATCATCGTCGCGATCCTCAACTACAACGAGTTCCTGCTCGCCACGTTCCTCACGCAGAGCGTGGACGCGCAGACGTTCCCGGTCGCCCTCTCGCTGTTCTACGGCGATCGCACGCCGCACTTCGGCAAGATCGCCGCCGCGTCGTTCATCGGCGTGATCCCGGTCTTCGCGGCCGCGGTGTTCTTCCAGCGCTGGCTGGTGGGCGGGTTGACGGCAGGGGCGGTGCGCTGA
- a CDS encoding sugar ABC transporter permease, with protein sequence MADASAIQVRAARASGRVPRRAGGSARAGAGLLTAPTILSIVVLGAYPLLFILAAAFTDSTLGRPFQEWVGTANLETILADADVVASFGRTVAYAVAVAVVSVVLGVVIAVALERATRAGAVLRTLLLLPLITPPVVVGTLWKLVFNPGGGLLATLLPGVSLTPLSTTAWALPAIGLADVWQWTPLIVILVYAALLTQDPSVREAASLDGAHGAGLFRHITWPAIAGTVIAALFIRLVIALKVFDLVFVMTSGGPGQASTVTTYLIQQVALKEFDIGRASAITLVFAVIVTVVTLVVAVFARKARHD encoded by the coding sequence TTGGCTGACGCCTCCGCGATCCAGGTGCGTGCCGCCCGCGCGTCCGGCCGAGTGCCGAGACGGGCGGGCGGCTCCGCGCGGGCGGGCGCCGGGCTGCTCACGGCGCCGACGATCCTGTCGATCGTGGTGCTCGGCGCGTATCCGCTCCTGTTCATCCTCGCCGCGGCCTTCACGGACTCGACGCTCGGGCGGCCCTTCCAGGAGTGGGTCGGGACGGCGAACCTGGAGACGATCCTCGCCGATGCCGACGTCGTCGCCTCGTTCGGACGGACTGTCGCGTACGCGGTCGCGGTCGCCGTCGTGAGCGTCGTGCTGGGCGTCGTGATCGCCGTCGCGCTGGAGCGCGCGACCCGAGCCGGCGCGGTCCTGCGGACGCTGCTCCTGCTCCCGCTGATCACGCCCCCGGTCGTGGTCGGCACGCTGTGGAAGCTCGTGTTCAACCCGGGCGGCGGACTGCTCGCGACGCTGCTTCCCGGCGTCTCGCTCACGCCGCTGTCGACGACGGCCTGGGCGCTCCCGGCGATCGGTCTCGCCGATGTCTGGCAGTGGACGCCGCTGATCGTGATCCTCGTCTACGCCGCGCTGCTCACGCAGGACCCCTCGGTGCGAGAGGCCGCGTCGCTCGACGGCGCTCACGGCGCGGGGCTGTTCCGGCACATCACCTGGCCGGCGATCGCGGGCACCGTGATCGCGGCGCTCTTCATCCGTCTCGTCATCGCGCTGAAGGTCTTCGATCTCGTGTTCGTCATGACGTCGGGCGGACCCGGTCAGGCCTCGACCGTGACCACGTACCTCATCCAGCAGGTCGCCCTCAAGGAGTTCGACATCGGTCGCGCGTCGGCGATCACCCTCGTGTTCGCGGTCATCGTCACGGTGGTGACGCTCGTGGTGGCCGTCTTCGCCCGAAAGGCCCGTCATGACTGA
- a CDS encoding sugar ABC transporter substrate-binding protein produces MSSLPSRGGRRILLGAAALTAATLVIAGCATQTPDAGGAGDDGDFSGQSLNALLITSHEGAANWLKEHFEEETGAEVNLTIVPYDEIGSTLALDQQSGANTFDVAAPWYVSIGDLAEGGSIQDLTDWIAETPSLEEDDFIPSINDPYTLVGDRRYGLPFDGDTHVLFYNKEILERNGITEPPATWDEYVADVKTITENEGADGVYGSAIFGQKSPLILGAAYANRLAGFGGEFVDEDGKPTINSPAAVAAAQSLVDAVPYAFPTAAETDFGVGNGAWYDGKVGFIENWTDLGVGSETNPDSKVAGKWGVTTLPVGGDNTEARASLVAGFTWVIAANTEKTDLAKAFIEYAASSEVNSELIVADPQTGIDPNRESSLESTAYGETYPDLQRVNRTTLSGSLAWPTGENASQAAQILTDELAKLIAGDGGTAKETLDRVQAEWEEILG; encoded by the coding sequence ATGTCATCCCTTCCGAGCCGCGGTGGACGCCGCATCCTTCTCGGTGCCGCCGCCCTCACGGCCGCGACCCTCGTCATCGCCGGCTGCGCGACGCAGACTCCCGACGCGGGCGGAGCGGGCGACGACGGGGACTTCTCCGGGCAGAGCCTGAACGCTCTGCTCATCACCTCGCACGAGGGTGCGGCCAACTGGCTCAAGGAGCACTTCGAAGAGGAGACCGGCGCCGAGGTGAACCTCACCATCGTCCCCTACGACGAGATCGGCTCCACACTCGCACTCGACCAGCAGTCGGGAGCGAACACGTTCGATGTCGCGGCTCCCTGGTACGTGTCGATCGGCGACCTCGCCGAGGGCGGCTCGATCCAGGACCTCACGGACTGGATCGCCGAGACCCCCTCGCTCGAGGAGGACGACTTCATCCCCTCCATCAACGACCCGTACACCCTGGTCGGCGACCGCCGCTACGGTCTGCCCTTCGACGGCGACACGCACGTGCTCTTCTACAACAAGGAGATCCTCGAGCGGAACGGCATCACCGAGCCGCCCGCGACCTGGGACGAGTACGTGGCCGACGTCAAGACCATCACCGAGAACGAAGGCGCGGACGGCGTGTACGGCTCTGCGATCTTCGGACAGAAGTCGCCCCTGATCCTCGGCGCCGCCTACGCGAACCGGCTGGCCGGCTTCGGCGGGGAGTTCGTCGACGAGGACGGCAAGCCCACGATCAACTCTCCCGCTGCGGTGGCCGCGGCCCAGTCGCTGGTGGATGCCGTGCCGTACGCCTTCCCGACGGCAGCCGAGACCGACTTCGGCGTCGGCAACGGCGCCTGGTACGACGGCAAGGTCGGCTTCATCGAGAACTGGACCGACCTCGGCGTGGGCTCGGAGACGAACCCCGACTCCAAGGTCGCGGGCAAGTGGGGTGTGACGACGCTGCCCGTCGGCGGCGACAACACCGAGGCGCGGGCGTCGCTCGTGGCCGGCTTCACGTGGGTCATCGCCGCGAACACCGAGAAGACCGACCTGGCGAAGGCGTTCATCGAGTACGCCGCGTCGAGCGAGGTCAACTCCGAGCTGATCGTCGCCGACCCGCAGACGGGCATCGACCCGAACCGCGAGTCCTCGCTCGAGAGCACGGCGTACGGGGAGACCTACCCCGACCTACAGCGGGTCAACCGCACGACGCTCAGCGGATCGCTCGCCTGGCCGACGGGAGAGAACGCGTCGCAGGCGGCGCAGATCCTCACCGACGAGCTGGCGAAGCTCATCGCGGGTGACGGCGGCACTGCCAAGGAGACACTCGACCGCGTCCAGGCCGAGTGGGAAGAGATCCTTGGCTGA